The proteins below come from a single Natranaerofaba carboxydovora genomic window:
- a CDS encoding ASKHA domain-containing protein: MEVETNKNNKAKVYIVPMEIEVEINKGKTIIEALDKAGVMVEATCGRKGTCGKCRVKILSPPPTITQQFNPAEKKHLTDKELEEGITLSCIRKVQEDMIIEVKDTIDDKDNKNKTTSNKINNKLKNQIKKEVQHDLEIQRLKNLELDSNIQKLKVKLSDTNGLLELESKEINSSEFDRIVEPLRERADLKADIDVGYIGLDVLQKLPETIFTEDEITAVINTENNNRVINFEKGDTTGKKYGIVIDIGTTGVKGYLADLNKKEILSYDSMLNFQVTYGGDIISRLNYAVENKENSKTLQDLVLKSINKVLDRLIHISGVNKEYIYETVVVGNTTMLHLFLDIVPTHTNSLVYKPIIKHQVILNSREVGLNILPSHSSIIVLPSISATVGADALAVTMTLLMDKNGLRKAGKWAIIDIGTNGEIIIFDNEKIITCSTAAGPAFEGGKIKHGMRVKEGAIREVKINKNANSKTNALKLDVIGESDPVGISGTGIVSAISEFLINGIVEKNARIKNPEEWPTKIRKLLEDRYVNNNGEVSFVLSISPEITITQQDIIEIQLAKGAINAGIMTALKERDISIEDLDGIYVAGALGSHIDREYLINTGILPPVDIEKIIPIGNAAGEGGLLFLNSRNERKLAYNLANEIEAINLAIHQGFKKTFSRSLYFPTT, encoded by the coding sequence ATGGAGGTTGAAACTAACAAAAATAATAAAGCAAAAGTCTATATAGTGCCTATGGAAATCGAAGTAGAGATCAACAAAGGAAAAACCATCATTGAAGCCTTAGACAAGGCGGGAGTAATGGTTGAGGCTACCTGCGGCAGAAAAGGCACCTGCGGTAAGTGCCGAGTCAAAATATTAAGCCCTCCTCCTACGATAACCCAGCAATTCAACCCGGCAGAGAAAAAGCATCTCACAGACAAAGAACTAGAAGAGGGCATAACTCTATCATGCATTAGAAAAGTTCAGGAAGATATGATAATAGAAGTTAAGGATACTATAGATGACAAGGATAACAAAAACAAGACTACCTCAAACAAAATAAATAACAAGTTAAAAAACCAAATAAAAAAAGAAGTCCAGCACGATCTAGAGATACAAAGGCTTAAAAATCTAGAGCTTGACAGCAATATCCAAAAGCTAAAGGTTAAATTAAGTGATACAAATGGCCTGCTTGAACTAGAGTCTAAAGAAATTAATTCGTCAGAGTTTGACAGGATAGTTGAACCTCTAAGAGAAAGGGCTGACCTAAAAGCTGACATAGATGTGGGTTATATTGGGCTTGATGTTTTACAAAAACTACCCGAGACTATATTTACTGAGGATGAAATTACTGCAGTCATAAACACAGAAAATAACAATAGGGTGATAAATTTTGAAAAAGGTGATACCACAGGAAAAAAATATGGTATAGTAATAGATATTGGTACAACCGGGGTTAAAGGATACCTTGCTGATCTGAACAAAAAAGAAATTCTCTCGTACGACTCTATGCTAAACTTCCAGGTAACATACGGCGGAGATATTATTTCAAGGCTTAATTATGCCGTAGAAAACAAGGAAAATTCCAAAACCCTACAAGACCTTGTTTTAAAATCTATCAACAAAGTATTAGATAGGTTGATTCATATTAGTGGTGTAAACAAAGAATATATATACGAGACTGTTGTTGTTGGTAACACAACTATGCTTCATTTGTTTTTGGACATTGTGCCGACCCACACTAATTCTCTGGTCTATAAACCTATTATCAAACATCAGGTTATATTGAATTCAAGAGAAGTCGGACTAAATATACTACCCTCCCATTCAAGTATTATTGTCCTTCCTTCAATATCTGCAACTGTTGGGGCAGATGCTTTAGCAGTTACTATGACTTTATTGATGGACAAGAATGGTCTTAGAAAAGCAGGAAAATGGGCTATCATAGATATTGGTACAAACGGGGAGATAATAATTTTTGATAACGAAAAAATCATCACATGTTCAACCGCTGCAGGGCCTGCATTTGAAGGAGGTAAGATAAAACATGGTATGAGGGTCAAAGAAGGTGCAATTAGAGAAGTAAAGATTAATAAAAATGCTAATAGCAAAACTAATGCCTTAAAATTAGATGTCATAGGTGAATCTGACCCTGTTGGAATATCTGGTACGGGGATAGTCTCTGCAATTTCCGAGTTTTTGATAAACGGTATTGTAGAAAAAAACGCTAGAATAAAAAATCCTGAAGAATGGCCGACTAAAATAAGAAAGCTTTTGGAAGATAGATATGTAAATAATAATGGGGAGGTTTCCTTCGTTCTAAGTATTTCCCCGGAAATCACTATCACTCAACAGGATATCATTGAGATACAGCTTGCTAAAGGGGCAATTAATGCTGGAATAATGACAGCATTAAAGGAAAGGGATATATCTATAGAGGATTTGGATGGAATCTATGTAGCAGGTGCCCTTGGCAGTCACATTGACAGAGAATATCTTATAAACACCGGCATCCTCCCCCCTGTTGACATAGAAAAAATAATACCCATTGGCAATGCAGCAGGAGAAGGAGGGCTTTTGTTTCTTAATTCAAGAAATGAAAGAAAACTTGCGTACAATCTGGCAAATGAAATTGAAGCTATAAACCTTGCTATACACCAAGGGTTCAAAAAAACTTTTTCTAGATCACTCTACTTCCCTACTACCTAA
- a CDS encoding cell division protein FtsX encodes MKIILMNINYFLKESLSGFKRSPLLNLASIVSIGLSLLILAVVFVGWWSSEEIITHIQQDAEMAIFYDEELTDEEIANLEEVILNKDGVLGARHVDSEEAYQQMEVMMGDEIEVLAQMGDNPFDPFFSTSVDPDRLPELTDELYQISGVDYVRDNEEIISQFQSLSNMIRYIGVFLTLIVGVTTMIITSQIIRLGILSKESEINMLRLLGAGKGFISLPFVIEGVILGGLGGVFASVLSFGVLSYGQGIITASVPFVPIPNTAEILPAVIFLVIVLGVVFGLVGSLLSLRFTKEERL; translated from the coding sequence ATGAAGATAATATTAATGAATATTAACTACTTCCTAAAAGAAAGCTTATCGGGTTTTAAAAGAAGCCCTCTGCTTAACTTGGCATCTATCGTAAGCATTGGACTTTCTCTTTTGATTTTGGCAGTTGTATTTGTCGGCTGGTGGTCAAGTGAAGAGATTATAACCCATATACAGCAGGATGCTGAGATGGCTATCTTTTATGATGAGGAACTAACTGATGAAGAGATCGCTAATTTAGAAGAGGTTATTTTGAACAAAGATGGAGTACTTGGGGCACGTCATGTTGACAGTGAAGAAGCATACCAGCAGATGGAAGTTATGATGGGTGATGAGATAGAAGTTTTGGCCCAGATGGGAGACAATCCTTTTGATCCTTTCTTCTCCACTAGTGTTGATCCGGATAGGCTACCAGAGCTAACAGATGAACTCTATCAAATATCAGGGGTTGACTATGTGAGAGATAATGAAGAGATAATTAGCCAGTTTCAGTCCTTATCTAACATGATAAGATATATAGGAGTCTTTTTGACACTGATAGTTGGGGTTACAACCATGATAATCACATCCCAGATTATTCGCCTCGGTATCCTATCAAAAGAATCCGAGATCAACATGCTTAGACTACTTGGAGCGGGAAAAGGGTTCATATCCCTACCCTTTGTTATTGAAGGTGTAATCCTTGGAGGTCTTGGCGGTGTTTTTGCTTCTGTTCTTAGCTTTGGGGTACTAAGTTATGGCCAGGGAATTATTACTGCTTCTGTGCCCTTTGTTCCTATACCTAATACGGCGGAGATTTTGCCCGCTGTAATATTTTTAGTAATTGTACTAGGGGTGGTCTTTGGTTTGGTTGGAAGTCTCTTGTCTTTGCGTTTTACAAAAGAAGAGAGGCTTTAA
- a CDS encoding benzoate/H(+) symporter BenE family transporter — MIEKGVGFKNTLRDLKNDFDRHNLGAGIVAAIFGLSAGVVHISAANSVGLPSDFTMIWVTALYFINGLFGVLVASYYRQPLPMANSFPGVFLFVAFVANAGLAPTLGGTLVAGFLAFLIGFSGAMGKIMRFTPTPIVMGMISGILLSFGLDLVTPLEDSFLPAALMIGTYLLIQRFYPKFPAIVGALITGVIYMFIVGVDFTGVSLMTNYPRFSVPEFDISVILSYGIPLTIILVGVETPAGVGLLKAAGYKKSPANGITAANGIGTMVSAFFNLHNTCIAAPMTAITSSPEAGKLDKRWVSAVLVGLIWMAAAPFYGSLVTLFEIMPPFFINIIAGLALLKVLVSTFGNAFGTGGHTIGALFAFLIAASEIELLNIGAPLWSLVIGILVSLILETKDFDFNFADA, encoded by the coding sequence ATGATTGAAAAAGGAGTAGGTTTTAAAAACACTTTAAGGGATTTAAAAAATGATTTTGATAGGCATAATTTAGGAGCAGGTATTGTAGCTGCTATATTTGGGCTTAGTGCAGGTGTGGTTCATATCAGTGCTGCAAACTCGGTAGGTCTGCCGTCGGATTTTACAATGATATGGGTTACTGCCCTTTATTTTATCAACGGACTATTCGGTGTATTAGTTGCATCATACTACAGACAACCCTTGCCTATGGCTAACTCATTCCCAGGAGTGTTTCTCTTTGTTGCTTTTGTTGCCAATGCAGGTCTTGCACCAACTTTGGGCGGGACACTGGTAGCTGGATTTTTAGCATTTTTGATTGGATTTTCTGGGGCTATGGGTAAGATAATGCGTTTTACACCTACGCCAATTGTTATGGGAATGATAAGCGGTATACTTTTAAGCTTTGGACTAGACCTTGTGACACCTTTGGAGGATTCTTTTTTACCAGCAGCTTTAATGATAGGAACTTATCTATTGATACAAAGATTTTATCCAAAATTCCCTGCTATAGTCGGGGCACTAATTACCGGAGTTATTTATATGTTTATAGTTGGTGTTGATTTTACAGGAGTTAGCTTGATGACTAACTACCCTAGATTCAGTGTACCTGAGTTTGATATATCAGTTATTCTGTCATACGGTATTCCTTTAACAATAATTCTTGTAGGTGTTGAAACCCCTGCAGGTGTTGGGCTTTTAAAGGCTGCAGGTTACAAAAAATCCCCCGCCAATGGGATCACTGCAGCAAATGGTATCGGCACAATGGTATCGGCATTTTTCAATCTTCATAACACCTGTATAGCAGCACCGATGACAGCGATAACATCATCACCTGAAGCAGGTAAACTTGATAAACGCTGGGTTTCTGCTGTTCTTGTCGGTTTGATCTGGATGGCAGCTGCACCTTTCTATGGAAGTTTGGTTACACTATTTGAGATCATGCCTCCATTTTTCATCAATATAATTGCGGGACTAGCACTTCTCAAAGTCCTTGTAAGTACTTTTGGCAATGCTTTTGGCACAGGAGGCCATACAATCGGAGCTTTGTTTGCCTTCTTGATCGCCGCTTCAGAGATAGAGCTGTTAAACATCGGAGCACCTTTATGGTCTCTTGTTATTGGTATTTTGGTATCATTAATCCTTGAAACTAAAGATTTTGACTTTAACTTCGCTGATGCGTAA
- a CDS encoding DUF418 domain-containing protein, producing the protein MQSLGERVEVVDAVRGFALLGVLIANVGVFTHNIGDINSYAVSFYEIFVLNNFYVIFSMLFGLSFYIFMAKPKNSKVTFLRRVTILLFFGFIHLTFFWHIDILHAYAITAYLLIFFYDMDLKSIKFWIVGLFFVDMFFEAYLSSEILTNYLLQPTSSSLIDTYYTATYAENLSITFENLSNVLANTVVEVPHYLFLFLIGLYIGKSGIYAKTSERFDDIYRTSIYSLIVVLLSSLSWGVLAINETTDEYLVDPATNIFNLALGIFYVTFIVILYQQYSQSYIFDRFRAVGKMTLTNYLSHSVIYLILFYDFNLGLHNEFPKLLVPLIALPIFFLQAEFSRYWIEKHGHGPMEKIWRYLTYLRRKA; encoded by the coding sequence TTGCAGTCTTTAGGAGAAAGGGTAGAAGTAGTTGATGCTGTTAGGGGATTTGCCCTGCTTGGAGTATTAATAGCTAATGTCGGGGTGTTTACGCATAATATAGGAGATATTAACAGCTATGCTGTGAGTTTTTATGAGATTTTCGTCTTAAATAATTTCTATGTTATTTTTTCTATGCTCTTTGGGCTTAGCTTTTATATTTTTATGGCCAAGCCAAAAAATTCTAAAGTCACTTTTTTACGCAGGGTGACTATTTTGCTTTTTTTCGGGTTTATACACCTGACTTTTTTCTGGCATATTGATATTCTTCATGCTTACGCAATAACGGCTTATTTACTGATATTTTTTTACGATATGGATCTTAAAAGTATTAAATTTTGGATTGTAGGATTATTTTTTGTGGACATGTTTTTTGAAGCCTATCTATCATCAGAGATCCTTACCAACTATCTGCTGCAGCCAACATCATCATCTCTAATAGACACTTACTACACTGCAACCTACGCCGAGAACCTGTCTATAACATTTGAGAACCTTTCAAATGTACTGGCAAACACTGTTGTAGAAGTACCTCATTATCTGTTTTTATTCTTAATTGGTCTTTATATCGGAAAATCAGGTATCTATGCCAAAACCAGCGAAAGGTTTGATGATATATACAGAACATCTATCTACAGCCTCATTGTAGTTTTATTATCTTCCCTTTCATGGGGAGTTCTAGCTATTAATGAAACTACTGATGAATACCTTGTTGATCCTGCAACAAATATATTTAACCTTGCTCTTGGCATATTTTATGTAACTTTTATAGTTATCCTTTATCAACAGTACAGTCAAAGTTATATTTTTGACAGGTTTAGGGCTGTTGGTAAGATGACTTTGACAAATTACCTTTCCCACAGTGTTATATATCTAATTTTATTTTATGATTTTAACCTTGGGCTTCATAATGAGTTTCCTAAGTTATTAGTGCCTTTAATTGCCCTGCCAATTTTCTTTTTACAGGCGGAATTTAGCAGGTATTGGATCGAAAAACATGGCCATGGCCCTATGGAAAAGATCTGGCGGTATTTGACTTATCTGCGGCGTAAAGCTTAG
- a CDS encoding methyl-accepting chemotaxis protein yields the protein MSGNYTSTKVKQVNNFTKGLQFKLTLSIIAAFILITFARTFFIEFARSFTEETLIINISSALVALILAGFIAFLIIRFFLKKPLDSLTEYGSRLGTNDFSYALDINTKDEFGHLCEVFNSTSANLCKVITEVKEASERISTSSEQLAASTDQIGESSEEINSTIYELANNADEQSREISDSSQAITEIFNNINTVYENSLGLKESTKKVIETAQNGSSVVDENLDAINSIKDYTESIDSAAKNLEKDSEQIVNILEIISDIAEQTNLLALNAAIEAARAGESGKGFAVVAEEIHNLATQSQEATENVSKLINNTRENTKKTVSLISKTSEEVKKGVDIGNKTRNEFDEIINENQDNSKQVDEIASLINDIYSASKEAGTKLEEATSKVEEFASGAEEISSSVEEQNEGINEIKNATKELSNLTKELSDLAVQFKTE from the coding sequence ATGTCAGGCAATTACACATCTACCAAAGTAAAGCAAGTTAACAATTTTACCAAAGGGCTTCAGTTTAAGCTAACCCTATCGATTATTGCAGCTTTTATACTAATTACTTTTGCCCGTACATTTTTCATTGAATTTGCCCGAAGTTTCACTGAAGAGACACTTATAATAAACATTTCTTCTGCCCTTGTCGCACTAATATTAGCTGGGTTTATTGCTTTTTTAATTATCAGATTTTTTTTAAAAAAACCTTTGGATTCTCTAACAGAGTATGGCAGCAGACTTGGCACTAATGATTTTTCTTATGCTTTGGATATTAATACTAAAGATGAGTTCGGTCATTTATGTGAAGTTTTTAACAGTACATCAGCTAACTTGTGTAAAGTTATTACAGAAGTTAAAGAAGCATCCGAAAGAATCTCCACCAGCAGTGAGCAGCTTGCTGCAAGTACAGACCAGATCGGGGAGTCAAGCGAAGAGATAAACTCAACCATCTATGAACTTGCAAATAACGCTGATGAACAAAGTAGAGAGATCTCCGATTCATCCCAGGCTATAACCGAAATCTTCAATAATATTAATACTGTCTATGAAAATTCTTTAGGGCTAAAAGAATCCACTAAAAAAGTAATCGAAACTGCCCAAAACGGAAGTAGTGTAGTTGATGAAAACTTAGATGCTATAAACAGTATCAAAGATTATACTGAAAGCATTGATAGCGCAGCCAAAAACTTAGAAAAAGACTCAGAACAGATTGTTAATATACTTGAGATAATAAGCGATATAGCAGAACAAACTAATCTTCTAGCGCTTAATGCAGCCATTGAAGCAGCAAGGGCAGGTGAAAGTGGCAAAGGTTTTGCTGTTGTAGCAGAAGAAATACATAATCTCGCTACTCAGTCACAAGAAGCTACCGAAAATGTAAGTAAGCTAATTAACAACACAAGAGAAAATACCAAAAAGACAGTTTCTTTGATTTCAAAAACATCAGAAGAAGTTAAAAAAGGAGTAGATATTGGCAATAAGACTCGAAATGAATTTGACGAAATTATTAATGAAAACCAGGACAATTCAAAGCAAGTTGACGAAATAGCCTCATTAATCAATGATATTTACAGCGCTAGCAAAGAAGCCGGTACTAAACTAGAAGAAGCGACTAGCAAAGTAGAAGAATTCGCCTCAGGTGCTGAAGAAATATCCAGCAGTGTGGAGGAACAAAACGAAGGGATAAATGAGATTAAAAACGCAACAAAAGAATTATCGAATCTAACAAAAGAACTAAGTGATTTGGCAGTTCAGTTTAAGACAGAATAG
- a CDS encoding uroporphyrinogen decarboxylase family protein, translating to MNDYEKRLARYQATCRLETPDRLPIGATGSNYYAEIYAGYSKQETIYESDKLIDAQVKFCEDFPEVDVLRAGGRVWGPLLDSVGANFYKLPGKELSPNTQFQYIEEERMKADEYDFFMDNPVEFFMDRILPRTLDDYDRSGSTRSYITFLKGGMAFMDKLKLNAQIAQTLENKCGMPQPFKGGFLAPFDFLADGLRGLNGIMMDLFRRPDKVKEACDWLVPQTVRTALMGADPERKFPIFVPLHRGNTPFLSPKQFENFYWPSLKKTLQILIDAGYQVRCYLEGDWSYNWHHFRELPKGSVICDIDNQGDIFKAYKDLGGHQCIAGGVHDNIFILSSPEEVKEKVKTLCEKIGQDGGLLITGGCAFPYDTKPENFKAYIDTMKAYATIDENKKLEVKSPAPPSKDIKSILADYGYTNLDKTVITPWEVKKEEIGDILGDEEPIKNAWEKYETIAYHWLWSWTW from the coding sequence ATGAATGATTATGAAAAAAGGCTTGCACGCTACCAGGCGACCTGCAGGTTAGAAACTCCAGACAGACTCCCAATAGGGGCAACAGGTTCTAATTATTATGCCGAAATTTATGCTGGGTATTCCAAGCAGGAAACAATCTACGAAAGCGATAAGTTAATCGATGCCCAGGTTAAGTTTTGCGAAGATTTCCCCGAGGTAGATGTACTTAGAGCAGGCGGTAGAGTTTGGGGACCTCTACTTGATTCAGTAGGAGCTAATTTTTACAAGCTTCCAGGCAAAGAACTCTCCCCCAATACTCAATTCCAGTACATTGAAGAGGAGAGAATGAAGGCTGATGAGTACGATTTTTTCATGGATAATCCTGTAGAGTTTTTCATGGACAGGATTCTTCCAAGAACCCTGGATGATTATGACAGAAGCGGTTCTACAAGGAGCTACATAACTTTCTTGAAGGGCGGAATGGCCTTCATGGATAAGTTAAAGTTAAATGCACAAATAGCCCAAACCCTTGAAAACAAATGCGGTATGCCACAGCCTTTTAAAGGCGGTTTTTTGGCGCCGTTTGATTTTTTGGCCGATGGTCTTAGAGGGCTTAATGGCATTATGATGGACCTATTTCGCCGTCCCGACAAGGTAAAAGAAGCTTGTGACTGGCTTGTCCCCCAGACGGTTAGGACAGCTCTTATGGGTGCAGATCCAGAAAGAAAATTTCCTATCTTTGTTCCCCTTCATCGGGGCAATACTCCTTTTTTATCGCCTAAGCAGTTTGAGAACTTTTACTGGCCAAGTCTAAAAAAGACACTTCAAATACTTATTGATGCAGGCTATCAGGTAAGATGTTATCTAGAGGGAGATTGGAGCTATAACTGGCATCATTTCAGAGAACTTCCCAAAGGAAGTGTCATCTGCGACATTGATAATCAAGGTGATATCTTCAAAGCTTATAAGGACCTTGGCGGCCATCAGTGTATTGCCGGAGGAGTCCATGACAACATTTTCATACTAAGCTCTCCCGAGGAGGTCAAAGAAAAGGTCAAAACCCTCTGTGAAAAGATTGGTCAAGATGGAGGGCTTCTTATCACAGGTGGCTGTGCTTTTCCTTATGATACAAAACCCGAAAACTTCAAGGCTTATATAGATACAATGAAAGCTTATGCTACTATAGATGAGAACAAAAAGTTAGAAGTAAAATCTCCCGCCCCGCCGTCAAAGGATATTAAATCCATCCTTGCAGATTACGGCTATACTAATCTTGACAAAACCGTCATCACACCCTGGGAAGTAAAGAAAGAAGAGATAGGAGACATCCTTGGTGATGAAGAACCTATCAAAAACGCCTGGGAGAAGTATGAGACGATTGCATACCACTGGCTTTGGAGCTGGACCTGGTGA